The Scomber japonicus isolate fScoJap1 chromosome 13, fScoJap1.pri, whole genome shotgun sequence genome includes a window with the following:
- the ilk gene encoding integrin-linked protein kinase: MDDIFTQCREGNSVAVRLWLDNTENDLNLGDDHGFSPLHWACREGRSGVVDMLIMRGARINVMNRGDDTPLHLAASHGHRDIVAKLIQCKADPNTVNEHGNTPLHYACFWGQDEVAEDLVASGAQVCICNRYGQTPLDKAKPHLRQLLQEKAEKMGQSLTKVPYKETFWKGTMRTRPRNGTLNKQAGIDYKQLSLLAKINENQSGELWQGRWQGDEIVVKVLQVRDWTTRKSRDFNEEHPKLRIFSHPNILPVLGACQSPPSPHPIIITHYMPYGSLFNILHQGTTLVVDQSQAVKFALDIASGMAFLHTLEPMVSRLYLNSKHIMIDEDMTARISMADAKFSFQCPGRMYSPAWMAPEALQKRPEDINRRSADMWSFAVLLWELVTREVPFADLSHMEIGMKVSLEGLRPTIPPGISPHICKLMRLCMNEDPAKRPKFDMIVPILEKMQDK; the protein is encoded by the exons ATGGATGACATCTTCACGCAGTGTCGAGAAGGAAACTCTGTGGCAGTTCGTCTGTGGTTGGACAACACAGAGAATGACCTCAACTTGGG TGATGACCATGGCTTCAGCCCCCTCCACTGGGCATGCAGGGAAGGGAGGAGCGGTGTTGTTGACATGCTCATTATGAGAGGTGCTCGCATTAATGTGATGAACCGCGGAGATGATACTCCATTACATCTCGCTGCCAGTCACGGCCACAGAGATATTGTGGCTAAG CTGATTCAGTGCAAAGCAGACCCCAATACTGTCAACGAACATGGAAACACACCACTCCACTACGCCTGCTTCTGGGGCCAAGATGAAGTGGCAGAG GACTTGGTGGCCAGTGGTGCCCAGGTGTGCATATGTAATAGGTATGGACAGACACCTCTTGACAAGGCCAAGCCTCACCTAAGACAGTTGCTTCAAG AAAAGGCAGAGAAAATGGGGCAGAGTTTGACCAAAGTGCCCTACAAGGAAACTTTCTGGAAGGGCACCATGAGAACACGACCTC GTAATGGTACGCTCAACAAGCAGGCTGGTATTGATTATAAGCAGCTTTCGCTCCTGGCAAAGATCAACGAAAACCAGTCAGGAGAG TTATGGCAGGGTCGGTGGCAGGGGGATGAGATTGTAGTGAAGGTGTTACAGGTGAGAGACTGGACCACCAGGAAGAGCAGAGACTTCAATGAGGAGCATCCTAAACTACG GATTTTTTCTCATCCAAACATCTTACCTGTTCTTGGGGCCTGTCAGTCACCTCCATCACCTCACCCTATCATCATTACCCACTACATGCCATACGGATCCCTATTCAACATACTGCACCAGGGCACTA ctctgGTGGTTGACCAAAGCCAAGCAGTGAAGTTTGCACTGGACATTGCCAGTGGCATGGCTTTCCTGCACACATTGGAGCCAATGGTTTCACGGCTTTATCTCAACAGCAAACATATTATG ATTGATGAAGACATGACAGCCAGAATAAGCATGGCAGATGCAAAGTTCTCCTTCCAGTGTCCTGGTCGTATGTACTCTCCAGCATGGATGGCCCCTGAAG CCCTGCAGAAGAGGCCTGAGGACATCAACAGGAGATCCGCTGATATGTGGAGCTTTGCAGTGTTGCTGTGGGAGCTGGTTACCAGAGAGGTCCCCTTTGCTGACCTCTCACATATGGAGATAGGCATGAAG GTGTCTCTCGAGGGTCTCCGGCCGACCATTCCCCCAGGAATTTCACCTCATATCTGTAAGCTGATGAGGCTCTGCATGAATGAAGATCCAGCCAAGAGACCCAAGTTTGACATGATCGTTCCCATTCTGGAGAAGATGCAAGACAAGTGA
- the timm10b gene encoding mitochondrial import inner membrane translocase subunit Tim10 B, whose protein sequence is MEVDQQLRNLRDFLMVYNRMTEACFQRCSSNFNYRNLTMDEERCVDSCAGKLIRSNHRLMGTYVQLMPRMVQRRMEEMESKAAELAASGTALPVTTETSPASETPITTPPLMPPSGTDDGPDAHGSVLKPAGLGIPLELDAAVPKSTVAAEVKLSAATPLTPAIETLDLLALEKVGSGPSHTAGPPQLPIAVAQIESGSSEPVFMPAKPASLTDEVPLSTVAAPTLSKSTVSLSGQEKAPEVPPQSGQ, encoded by the exons ATGGAGGTTGACCAACAGCTGAGAAAT CTGCGGGATTTCCTGATGGTTTACAACCGTATGACTGAAGCCTGCTTCCAGCGATGCAGCAGCAACTTCAACTACAGAAACCTCACCATGGACGAG GAGCGCTGCGTGGACAGCTGTGCAGGGAAGCTGATTCGCTCTAACCACCGCTTGATGGGCACCTATGTGCAGCTGATGCCTCGGATGGTGCAGCGCCggatggaggagatggagagcaaGGCAGCAGAATTAGCCGCATCAGGGACTGCGCTGCCTGTTACCACAGAAACTTCACCAGCATCTGAAACCCCCATCACCACACCTCCACTGATGCCTCCATCAGGGACTGATGATGGACCAGATGCTCATGGCTCAGTCTTAAAGCCAGCAGGATTAGGTATTCCACTTGAGCTGGATGCTGCTGTACCTAAATCAACAGTAGCTGCAGAAGTCAAATTATCAGCCGCTACACCGCTCACTCCTGCGATTGAAACACTAGATCTCTTAGCACTTGAAAAAGTTGGCAGCGGACCATCTCATACAGCAGGCCCCCCTCAGCTGCCCATAGCAGTTGCCCAAATAGAGTCTGGCAGTTCAGAGCCAGTGTTTATGCCAGCGAAACCTGCTTCCTTAACAGATGAAGTGCCTCTGTCAACAGTAGCTGCTCCTACACTGTCTAAATCTACAGTGAGCCTTTCAGGCCAAGAGAAAGCCCCAGAGGTTCCCCCGCAATCAGGCCAGTAA